One part of the Candidatus Paceibacterota bacterium genome encodes these proteins:
- a CDS encoding CARDB domain-containing protein encodes MEDDEHKPDVEVNFHEEPPKKSGTGEFVKKALVIGLIIILIIVGSWAVIRLAPSIFSGLASISVSVSKIFKPKATPIPAVSTPTPTPVIIVSTPTPTPAPVVSYPDNSGTTDYTPTPTPVAAYNQNTRADLVLYILATGVIDRNTNVFVTRPSIDASERAAVRFEVQNAGGRASGAWAFSMLMPVVAGKDTYSSPTERSLAPGEKMQITVGFDNIRSGRQPVTISVDEGGLVSESRKDNNAGTVYFSVTGDAYYGNNDVYYPPANNYYGNGLPDLAIRVIGIGTVDPYTGAFRPTGQLYSNQRVGVQFEVRNDGGTATGRWAFNADLPTNADSSFESDLQPSLRPGERIIITIGFDNLDTNYSDDYRYDDYRYDYRGNYTAPVTITLDPDRDIRESSENNNTLRISIPIVY; translated from the coding sequence ATGGAAGACGACGAACATAAGCCGGATGTAGAGGTAAATTTCCACGAAGAGCCCCCAAAAAAGAGTGGGACGGGAGAATTTGTCAAAAAAGCCCTAGTAATTGGGCTGATTATTATCCTTATCATCGTAGGTAGCTGGGCAGTGATCAGATTAGCCCCTTCTATTTTCTCTGGCCTTGCTTCTATTTCTGTGTCTGTCTCTAAAATTTTCAAACCGAAAGCGACTCCTATTCCCGCAGTTTCTACACCAACACCAACCCCCGTCATTATTGTAAGCACTCCAACACCAACCCCCGCTCCTGTTGTTTCTTATCCGGATAATTCTGGAACCACCGACTATACGCCGACTCCAACACCCGTCGCTGCCTACAATCAAAACACGCGGGCTGATTTGGTTTTATATATTCTCGCGACTGGAGTTATCGATCGAAACACAAACGTATTCGTCACTCGCCCTTCGATAGACGCGAGTGAGCGTGCAGCAGTAAGATTTGAAGTGCAAAATGCCGGCGGACGAGCAAGCGGAGCATGGGCATTCAGTATGCTTATGCCAGTTGTAGCTGGAAAAGATACTTATTCTTCACCAACAGAGCGCTCACTCGCACCCGGAGAGAAAATGCAGATTACCGTCGGTTTTGACAATATTCGTTCTGGACGACAGCCCGTAACGATAAGCGTAGATGAAGGCGGTCTTGTCTCTGAATCACGAAAGGATAATAACGCGGGCACTGTTTATTTCAGCGTGACTGGAGACGCTTACTACGGAAATAATGATGTCTATTATCCTCCTGCAAATAATTATTACGGAAATGGTTTGCCCGATCTCGCTATCCGAGTCATCGGCATCGGTACTGTCGATCCATACACCGGAGCATTTCGACCAACAGGACAGCTTTATTCAAACCAGAGAGTTGGAGTGCAATTCGAAGTAAGAAATGATGGCGGGACTGCAACAGGAAGATGGGCGTTCAATGCGGACTTGCCTACCAATGCTGACAGCTCGTTCGAATCAGATCTTCAGCCGTCGCTGCGACCTGGGGAGAGAATCATCATTACGATCGGATTTGATAATCTAGATACGAATTATTCAGACGATTACAGATACGACGATTATCGTTATGACTATCGAGGAAATTACACCGCTCCAGTGACAATCACTCTCGATCCAGACCGAGACATTCGAGAATCGAGTGAGAATAACAATACTTTGAGAATCTCGATTCCGATTGTGTACTAA
- a CDS encoding phenylalanine--tRNA ligase subunit beta, protein MLISYKWLTMYFDKPIPSPEEVAKLFTFHAFEVEGLEKKGDNATLDVKILPDRAHYCLSHRGVAGELSAITGIPLKKIEPKVFPIAKVRDLKIKIDEPKLCRRYIGRVIEDVVVTDSPDWLSADLAVVGQRPINVVVDNANGAMFDVGQPLHAFDADKVVGGITVRLAKKGEKITTLDDKDITLDAETLVIADDEGPIAIAGVKGGKRAEVTKETKNLILESANFDPVNIRKTSTRLGIKTDASKRYENEITPELAASGMEMLTFFLQYCIKSPFKIGSLVDVYPHPAKQTVIDFDPSLASGLLGVEISEEKVIELLNRLEIKIEKKGRHLSLTIPFVRLDLEMSEDIVEEIGRLYGYENIKPVPMEKMQKSPTINKNVYYQNKFRDVLTNLGFTEVYTYALQESGEVELENPLASDKSFLRKNLSALQNSLDMNALNAPLLGLTDVRIFEIGKVFDKGAEEHTALGIGFWTGTKKKQKEMIEAEFDKIADAFRKEIGDAPEAHNLTANVMEANLDACIEKLPDPKKYDFAKATEVIYKKPSAFPFIVRDVALFVPSATKEGDVQNIIKQSAGDLVVRGPELFDVFEKGDKKSLAFRLVFQSYEKTLTDSEANGFMEKVYGVLEKEGFELRK, encoded by the coding sequence ATGCTCATCTCTTACAAATGGCTCACGATGTATTTCGACAAACCGATTCCTTCACCGGAGGAGGTTGCCAAGCTTTTTACTTTTCATGCTTTTGAGGTGGAAGGGTTGGAAAAGAAAGGCGATAATGCAACTCTGGATGTAAAAATTTTGCCAGACCGAGCGCATTATTGTCTTTCGCATCGAGGCGTTGCCGGAGAGCTTTCTGCAATAACCGGAATTCCACTCAAGAAAATCGAGCCGAAAGTTTTTCCTATTGCCAAAGTTCGTGATTTGAAAATAAAAATAGATGAGCCGAAACTTTGCCGACGATATATCGGGCGCGTTATCGAAGATGTGGTTGTTACTGATTCGCCGGATTGGCTTTCTGCCGACTTAGCGGTTGTCGGTCAGCGACCAATAAATGTTGTTGTTGATAATGCCAACGGAGCGATGTTCGATGTCGGTCAGCCACTTCACGCTTTCGATGCGGATAAAGTGGTGGGGGGAATTACAGTACGTCTCGCAAAAAAAGGGGAAAAAATCACTACACTTGATGACAAAGATATTACTCTCGATGCTGAAACGCTTGTGATTGCTGACGACGAGGGACCAATTGCTATTGCAGGGGTCAAAGGCGGAAAGCGGGCGGAAGTGACGAAAGAGACCAAAAACCTCATTCTCGAATCTGCCAATTTTGATCCGGTAAATATTCGCAAGACTTCTACTCGGCTTGGAATCAAGACTGATGCATCAAAGCGTTATGAAAATGAGATAACTCCGGAGCTGGCAGCAAGCGGAATGGAAATGCTTACCTTTTTCCTTCAATACTGTATTAAAAGTCCTTTCAAAATCGGATCCCTTGTGGATGTTTACCCACATCCTGCAAAGCAAACTGTGATTGATTTTGACCCAAGTTTGGCAAGCGGGCTTCTTGGGGTTGAAATTAGCGAAGAAAAGGTTATTGAACTTTTGAATCGCCTTGAAATTAAAATAGAAAAGAAAGGCAGACATCTTTCACTCACGATTCCCTTTGTTCGTCTTGATTTAGAGATGTCTGAAGATATTGTGGAGGAAATTGGACGGCTATACGGCTATGAAAATATCAAGCCCGTGCCGATGGAGAAAATGCAGAAATCTCCCACGATCAATAAGAATGTCTATTATCAAAACAAATTCCGAGACGTGCTTACAAATCTGGGCTTTACCGAAGTCTACACATATGCGCTTCAGGAAAGTGGGGAAGTAGAGCTTGAAAACCCATTGGCATCGGATAAAAGCTTTTTGCGCAAAAACCTTTCTGCGCTTCAAAATAGCCTCGATATGAACGCGCTCAATGCTCCGCTTCTCGGGCTCACGGATGTACGAATATTTGAAATTGGAAAAGTATTCGATAAAGGCGCTGAAGAACATACAGCTTTGGGTATTGGTTTTTGGACTGGCACAAAGAAAAAACAAAAAGAAATGATTGAAGCCGAGTTCGACAAGATCGCAGATGCTTTCAGAAAGGAGATTGGAGATGCGCCAGAGGCGCACAATCTTACGGCGAATGTTATGGAAGCGAATCTTGATGCGTGTATTGAAAAATTACCCGACCCAAAGAAATATGATTTTGCCAAAGCGACAGAAGTCATTTACAAAAAACCATCAGCCTTTCCATTTATTGTCCGTGACGTAGCACTTTTCGTCCCATCTGCCACCAAAGAGGGGGATGTGCAAAATATAATCAAACAATCAGCGGGGGATTTGGTAGTCCGAGGTCCGGAACTTTTCGATGTATTCGAAAAAGGAGACAAGAAATCTCTCGCATTCCGGCTTGTTTTCCAATCATATGAAAAGACACTCACAGACAGCGAGGCGAATGGATTTATGGAGAAGGTCTATGGAGTTTTAGAGAAAGAGGGTTTCGAATTGAGAAAATAA
- the def gene encoding peptide deformylase: MRKSKILQVAQLGNAVIRQKAKAVKNVHDPEIQELIENMIATCKDSNGVGIAAPQVYEPLRIFIIWSHPNSRYPKAPKMKPIAMINPRILKKSHKMKKDWEGCLSVPGIRALVPRSISVEVEYTDRKGKVEKKKLSHNFVARIFQHELDHLNGIVFLDRARSKDILTEKEYQLLMKKK, from the coding sequence ATGAGAAAATCCAAAATACTCCAGGTTGCTCAACTTGGAAATGCGGTAATCCGGCAAAAAGCTAAGGCTGTCAAAAATGTTCACGATCCTGAAATTCAGGAACTTATCGAAAATATGATCGCCACCTGTAAGGATTCGAACGGAGTTGGTATTGCTGCACCGCAAGTTTATGAACCGCTCCGAATTTTTATTATTTGGTCGCACCCAAACTCTCGATATCCAAAAGCTCCAAAGATGAAGCCGATTGCGATGATCAATCCCCGAATCCTCAAGAAATCGCACAAGATGAAGAAAGATTGGGAAGGATGCTTGAGTGTGCCGGGAATCCGCGCTCTTGTCCCCCGCTCGATTTCAGTCGAAGTCGAATACACAGATAGAAAAGGAAAAGTAGAGAAGAAAAAACTTTCGCATAATTTTGTCGCGAGAATTTTTCAACACGAGCTCGACCATTTGAATGGAATTGTATTTCTCGATCGGGCAAGGAGCAAAGATATCCTCACCGAAAAGGAATATCAACTTCTCATGAAGAAGAAATAG
- a CDS encoding DNA topoisomerase subunit B, translating into MPKEEVKTKGSYSAQDITVLEGLEPVRKRPGMYIGTTGPDGLHHLITEIFDNSRDEAMGGFANDIEIVLLPGNKVRVTDNGRGIPVDVHKSTKVSALETIMTTLHAGGKFGGEGYKVSGGLHGVGASVVNALSIYTQVVVHRDGGKYMQEYKQGKKKAAVKKIGSSKLHGTIVTFEPDIEIFKEIKFEWNKIVSHMRQQAYLVKGLKIAVIDARESKDLEKVDLTDVFYFRELGRDLPSFTFYFEGGLMSLIKFYNQTQKPVHKNIFYVEKEVDNVAVEVALQYVDDISSRVLAFANNIYNSEGGTHITGFKTSLTRTLNSYSNKNGGGKSEDNFTGDDVLEGLTAVVSVKIREIQFEGQTKAKLGTVEAQSAVSTVFGEAFSAFLEEHPDDGRAIISKAVLAMKARKAAKAAKDSVLRKGALEGMTLPGKLADCQSKDASESEVFIVEGDSAGGTAKTGRDRRVQAVLPLRGKILNIERARLDKMLASEQIKNLVVAVGTAIGDTFDISKLRYHKIIIATDADVDGAHIRTLLLTLFYRYFRPLIDGGFIYIAQPPLYKIKRGKEIHYAYSDEDKVKIVGKNASAEIVEESSESLPEGEESEEAEDTKAGAGKESKKVAKIAIQRYKGLGEMNAEELWETTMDPARRILKQVKIDDAQEADKVFDILMGTDVPARKSFIQSNAKLANIDI; encoded by the coding sequence ATGCCTAAAGAAGAAGTCAAAACAAAAGGTTCATATAGCGCTCAAGACATCACTGTTCTTGAGGGTCTTGAACCTGTCCGAAAGCGTCCCGGAATGTATATTGGAACGACTGGACCGGACGGATTGCACCACCTCATCACTGAAATTTTCGATAACTCCCGCGACGAGGCGATGGGTGGTTTTGCTAACGATATTGAAATCGTTTTGCTTCCCGGAAATAAAGTGAGAGTGACGGACAACGGCCGAGGTATTCCAGTTGATGTTCATAAATCTACAAAAGTTTCCGCGCTTGAAACGATTATGACCACGCTTCATGCCGGAGGAAAATTCGGCGGGGAAGGGTACAAAGTCTCCGGTGGGTTGCACGGAGTGGGTGCGTCTGTGGTGAATGCACTTTCTATTTACACCCAAGTCGTTGTGCATCGAGATGGCGGAAAGTACATGCAGGAGTACAAGCAAGGAAAGAAAAAGGCGGCGGTCAAGAAAATTGGTTCATCGAAACTCCACGGAACGATTGTGACCTTCGAGCCAGACATCGAGATTTTTAAGGAGATAAAATTTGAATGGAACAAGATCGTTTCGCACATGCGCCAGCAGGCTTATTTGGTGAAGGGATTGAAAATTGCTGTCATTGATGCGCGAGAATCAAAAGATCTCGAGAAAGTGGATTTGACTGATGTCTTTTATTTCCGAGAGCTTGGACGAGACCTTCCTTCATTCACTTTCTATTTTGAAGGAGGACTCATGTCGCTCATTAAGTTCTATAACCAAACTCAAAAGCCGGTACATAAAAATATTTTCTATGTTGAGAAAGAGGTGGATAATGTGGCGGTAGAAGTCGCGCTTCAATACGTGGATGATATTAGTTCTCGCGTACTTGCTTTCGCAAACAACATTTACAACTCCGAAGGCGGTACGCATATCACAGGATTCAAAACGTCTCTTACCCGAACGCTCAACAGTTATTCTAATAAAAATGGAGGGGGGAAAAGCGAAGATAATTTTACCGGAGATGATGTGCTGGAAGGACTGACTGCCGTTGTCTCTGTAAAGATCCGCGAAATCCAATTTGAAGGCCAGACGAAAGCTAAACTCGGAACCGTTGAAGCCCAGTCAGCAGTAAGCACTGTTTTCGGCGAGGCATTTAGCGCATTTCTGGAAGAGCATCCTGATGATGGCCGGGCTATCATAAGCAAGGCTGTGCTCGCTATGAAGGCTCGAAAAGCCGCTAAGGCTGCGAAAGACAGCGTGCTTCGAAAAGGTGCGCTCGAGGGTATGACGTTGCCGGGAAAGCTTGCAGACTGTCAGAGTAAAGACGCTTCTGAATCCGAAGTGTTCATAGTAGAGGGAGATTCTGCAGGAGGTACCGCAAAGACTGGCCGTGATAGGCGAGTGCAGGCAGTGTTGCCTTTGCGAGGAAAAATCTTGAACATTGAACGAGCTCGGCTTGATAAAATGCTTGCGTCAGAGCAGATCAAGAACTTGGTGGTTGCTGTCGGTACTGCTATCGGCGACACATTCGATATCAGTAAACTTCGCTATCACAAAATCATTATTGCGACCGATGCCGACGTTGACGGAGCACACATCCGTACTTTGCTCTTAACTTTGTTCTACCGGTATTTCCGTCCGCTCATTGATGGAGGATTTATTTATATTGCCCAGCCGCCGCTTTATAAAATAAAGAGAGGGAAAGAAATTCATTACGCCTATTCGGATGAGGATAAAGTAAAGATTGTCGGCAAAAACGCTTCAGCGGAAATAGTTGAAGAGAGTTCCGAATCTTTGCCGGAAGGTGAAGAAAGCGAAGAAGCAGAAGATACAAAAGCGGGCGCAGGCAAGGAATCAAAAAAAGTTGCTAAAATTGCAATCCAGCGTTACAAAGGTCTCGGAGAAATGAATGCGGAAGAACTTTGGGAGACGACGATGGACCCCGCAAGACGCATTTTGAAACAAGTAAAGATAGACGATGCACAAGAGGCTGACAAAGTATTCGATATCCTCATGGGGACAGATGTGCCGGCACGAAAATCTTTTATACAGTCTAACGCAAAATTGGCAAACATAGATATCTAA
- the pheS gene encoding phenylalanine--tRNA ligase subunit alpha has protein sequence METESKKGYLHPITQTIRQAVSIWNDLGFEVAEGPEIETEHYNFDALNIPANHPARDLWDTFWLKPLSARKLLRTHTSPVQIRYMEKHKKDLPIRIIVPGKTFRHEATDATHEAQFFQMEGLAVGEGITLANMKSVLITFFKKLYGPDADVRFRPSFFPFTEPSVEIDVSCFKCAGKDSACPLCKGTGWIEVMGGGMVNPKVLEGVGIDHKKYTGFAFGFGLDRLVMLKYGVDDIRSLYSGDLRLWQVKK, from the coding sequence GTGGAGACAGAAAGTAAAAAAGGATATTTGCACCCAATTACACAGACTATTCGGCAGGCGGTTTCGATTTGGAATGATCTTGGATTTGAAGTGGCGGAAGGGCCGGAAATTGAAACCGAACATTACAATTTCGACGCTTTGAATATTCCCGCGAATCATCCAGCACGGGATCTTTGGGATACGTTTTGGCTGAAACCTCTTTCAGCTCGTAAACTCTTGCGAACTCACACTTCTCCTGTCCAGATCCGCTATATGGAGAAGCACAAAAAGGATTTGCCAATCCGCATTATTGTTCCAGGAAAAACTTTCCGTCATGAGGCAACGGATGCCACCCATGAAGCTCAATTTTTCCAAATGGAAGGGCTTGCCGTGGGCGAGGGAATTACGCTCGCGAATATGAAATCAGTGCTCATCACTTTTTTCAAAAAGCTCTATGGTCCCGATGCGGATGTTCGATTTCGCCCGAGCTTTTTCCCTTTTACCGAGCCAAGCGTTGAGATTGATGTCTCTTGTTTTAAGTGTGCTGGAAAAGATTCTGCCTGTCCGCTTTGCAAAGGCACCGGCTGGATAGAAGTTATGGGCGGAGGAATGGTTAATCCAAAAGTGCTCGAAGGTGTAGGAATTGACCACAAAAAATACACAGGTTTCGCCTTCGGTTTCGGACTGGACCGCCTCGTGATGCTCAAATATGGCGTAGATGATATTCGTTCGCTTTATTCAGGAGATTTACGATTGTGGCAGGTTAAAAAATAA
- a CDS encoding glycosyltransferase family 2 protein gives MEYIRTPYYTAGQAKDLTGKDFRIYRFFEILPGFLAWATLFGALLLSYLAPFYAALFIIVFNLYWVLKSAYLSLHLYQNWRHIRKSLGMDWEEMLAPLKYTRIVHLVILPFYKESYEIVETSIKSLLSARGNKKKMAVVLAVEARAGESAFQTAEKIRDLYGREFGYFLITIHPSGISGEMDGKGSNIAYAAEDARKKILDANEILYEDVLVSAFDIDTIAYPDYFLCLMWHFLTSEDRLHASYQPVPFYNNNMWDAPALSRIVATSGSFWQMIQQERPERLTTFSSHSIPFPTLQEIGYWQKNIVSEDSRIFWNAFLAHDGNYKAVPISYPLSMDANLAPSFWQTMKNVYKQQRRWSWGVENLPYILMGFVKNPRISLGRKLRITFIELERAWSLATNPILLFLFTWTPILLGGRVFNSTLLSYNLPVVSRNLTFLGILGILLSAIVSISLLPPPPKGSSKRGTLTMFAQWIFVPATLLVFGSIPALEAQTRLMLSGKFRLGYWVTPKHRKS, from the coding sequence ATGGAATACATTCGGACACCCTATTACACAGCGGGGCAGGCAAAAGATCTTACAGGAAAAGATTTTCGTATTTATCGCTTCTTTGAAATTCTTCCCGGATTTTTGGCGTGGGCTACGCTCTTTGGCGCGCTTTTGCTTTCTTACCTCGCGCCTTTTTATGCGGCGCTTTTTATCATTGTCTTCAATTTATATTGGGTTTTGAAAAGCGCCTATCTCTCGCTTCACCTCTACCAAAATTGGCGCCATATCAGAAAATCTTTGGGAATGGATTGGGAGGAAATGCTTGCGCCTCTTAAATATACTCGTATTGTCCATCTTGTTATTTTGCCATTCTACAAAGAATCATATGAAATTGTAGAAACAAGTATTAAATCCCTTCTCTCTGCGCGTGGGAATAAAAAGAAAATGGCGGTCGTTCTCGCTGTTGAGGCGCGAGCAGGCGAGAGCGCATTCCAAACGGCAGAAAAAATCAGGGACTTGTATGGCAGAGAATTTGGCTACTTTCTAATCACCATTCACCCAAGCGGTATTTCAGGAGAGATGGATGGGAAGGGTTCGAACATTGCTTACGCAGCGGAAGATGCGCGAAAGAAGATTCTCGACGCGAATGAAATTCTGTACGAGGATGTTCTTGTTTCTGCATTCGACATCGATACTATCGCGTATCCGGATTATTTCCTCTGTCTTATGTGGCATTTCCTGACGAGCGAAGATAGGCTTCATGCTTCGTATCAGCCAGTTCCTTTTTATAATAATAATATGTGGGATGCACCGGCACTGTCGCGAATCGTCGCTACGTCGGGAAGTTTCTGGCAGATGATCCAGCAGGAGCGTCCGGAGCGTCTTACCACTTTTTCTTCGCATTCCATTCCATTTCCGACGTTGCAAGAAATTGGCTATTGGCAGAAAAATATTGTTTCCGAAGATTCCCGTATTTTTTGGAATGCATTTCTTGCACATGATGGAAATTACAAAGCTGTACCGATTTCTTACCCGCTCTCGATGGATGCCAATCTCGCGCCCTCTTTCTGGCAGACCATGAAGAATGTCTATAAACAACAGCGCCGATGGAGCTGGGGCGTAGAAAATCTTCCTTATATTCTTATGGGCTTTGTAAAAAATCCTCGGATTTCTCTGGGGAGAAAATTGCGCATCACATTCATCGAACTTGAACGGGCATGGTCTCTTGCGACAAACCCGATCCTTCTTTTTCTTTTCACTTGGACGCCAATTCTTCTCGGAGGAAGAGTTTTCAATAGTACTTTGCTTTCATATAATTTGCCGGTTGTCTCAAGGAATCTGACATTTCTCGGCATCCTCGGAATTTTGCTCTCCGCTATCGTTTCTATTTCGCTTCTTCCTCCGCCTCCAAAAGGGAGCTCAAAAAGAGGAACGCTCACCATGTTTGCCCAGTGGATATTCGTGCCCGCAACACTTCTCGTGTTTGGCTCGATCCCGGCTCTTGAGGCGCAGACCCGTCTCATGCTCTCCGGAAAATTCCGTCTTGGCTATTGGGTGACGCCAAAACACCGGAAATCTTAA
- a CDS encoding sortase — protein sequence MSYQENNIVTGSSFKNKLLFLGIFFAVFFVSFGILYALGFIPLELAPTNEEPSLPSPTESVSVSGMSPAPTASMATGEEPIRIKIPNIGVDSPIRNPSTTDIDALDNELLKGVVHYPGSGYLGQGNMFLFGHGSNLPVIHNQAFKVFTQIKTLKQGDVIHVLSQTKDYSYTVSKVTLVDASKVLVEFSTQRKMLTLSTCDTFGTKQQRYVVEADFSGSTDL from the coding sequence ATGTCATATCAAGAGAATAACATCGTCACAGGGAGTTCATTTAAGAACAAGCTTTTGTTTCTTGGAATATTTTTCGCTGTTTTTTTCGTATCGTTCGGCATTCTCTACGCCCTGGGGTTCATTCCTCTTGAGCTTGCACCGACGAATGAAGAGCCGTCTCTGCCAAGCCCCACTGAAAGCGTTTCAGTTTCCGGGATGTCGCCAGCACCGACGGCCTCAATGGCTACGGGTGAAGAGCCGATCCGCATTAAAATCCCAAATATTGGAGTTGATTCTCCAATACGAAATCCTTCGACTACCGATATTGACGCGCTCGATAACGAGCTTTTGAAAGGCGTTGTGCATTATCCAGGTTCGGGATATCTGGGGCAGGGGAATATGTTTCTCTTTGGCCATGGATCAAATCTTCCTGTTATCCATAATCAAGCCTTTAAAGTATTCACCCAGATCAAGACTTTAAAACAAGGCGATGTAATTCATGTCCTCTCGCAGACCAAAGATTATTCGTACACTGTTTCTAAAGTAACTCTTGTGGATGCAAGCAAGGTGCTTGTGGAGTTTTCTACACAAAGAAAGATGCTTACGCTCTCGACTTGCGATACTTTTGGCACAAAACAACAGCGCTATGTCGTCGAAGCCGATTTTTCTGGGAGCACTGATCTCTAA